The Mus musculus strain C57BL/6J chromosome 2, GRCm38.p6 C57BL/6J genome has a window encoding:
- the Dapl1 gene encoding death-associated protein-like 1, producing MANEVQVLPSPLKGRYAPAVKAGGMRISKKQEMGVLERHTKKTGLEKTSAITNVAKIQMLDALTDTLDKLNHKFPATVHTAHQKPTPALEKAAPMKRAYIIQQPRKC from the exons ATGGCAAACGAAGTACAAGTTCTGCCGTCCCCGCTGAAAGGGCGGTATGCCCCAGCAG tgaAAGCTGGAGGGATGCGAATCTCCAAAAAACAAGAGATGGGCGTTTTGGAAAGACACACGAAAAAGACAGGCTTGGAGAAAACAAG TGCCATCACAAATGTCGCCAAGATACAGATGTTGGATGCTCTGACGGACACACTGGACAAG CTCAACCATAAATTTCCAGCGACAGTTCACACGGCACATCAAAAGCCCACACCCGCTCTGGAGAAGGCTGCTCCAATGAAGAGGGCCTACATTATTCAGCAACCTCGAAAATGTTAG